One window of Quercus robur chromosome 5, dhQueRobu3.1, whole genome shotgun sequence genomic DNA carries:
- the LOC126728316 gene encoding uncharacterized protein LOC126728316, whose translation MLKGLVRIWFNRLTPNSINNFKELSAQFASHFIQGHRYKKSTVCLMSIKQWKDETLRSYIARFNKEALSIDEADDKILVAAFTNGLWKGKFLFSLYKNDPKTRSDVLYRVTKYMNAEDTLLTKAEKPKKRERQEDMQQDRERKMARTGERREDRHFKPPAGKFKSFTLLTALIDQVLIQIKDEGALTFPRKLKGDPDKRSKDKYCHFHYDHGHDTVDCYDLRQQIKSLIRKGKL comes from the coding sequence ATGTTGAAGGGTCTTGTAAGGATTTGGTTCAACAGGTTGACGCCTAACTCCATCAATAATTTCAAGGAGCTAAGTGCCCAATTTGCTTCACACTTTATCCAGGGGCATAGGTATAAGAAGTCTACTGTGTGCCTAATGAGCATTAAGCAATGGAAGGATGAGACACTGAGGTCTTATATAGCCCGCTTTAACAAAGAAGCACTTTCAATTGAtgaagctgacgacaagatactgGTAGCCGCATTCACAAATGGATTGTGGAAAGGTAAGTTTCTATTTTCCCTATATAAGAACGACCCAAAGACTAGATCAGATGTGCTTTACAGAGTGACCAAATACATGAATGCGGAAGACACACTTTTGACCAAAGCGGAGAAAcccaagaagagagaaagacagGAAGACATGCAGCAGGACAGAGAGCGGAAGATGGCAAGAACTGGAGAACGAAGGGAGGACAGGCACTTTAAGCCCCCCGCGGGGAAATTCAAGAGCTTCACTCTGCTAACTGCCTTGATCGACCAAGTTCTGATAcaaattaaggacgaaggaGCCCTAACCTTTCCTAGAAAGCTAAAGGGTGATCCCGATAAGAGGTCTAAAGACAAATACTGCCATTTCCACTATGACCATGGTCATGACACAGTCGACTGCTACGACTTGAGGCAACAGATCAAATCCCTCATCAGGAAAGGGAAGTTATAG